From the Solibacillus sp. FSL R5-0449 genome, one window contains:
- a CDS encoding YxcD family protein — protein sequence MEKLTLLEQDLINAVCLFHAKFKNAAPEEVEVELMYDDVAGYSAEAFYNGQLDVYNSVNFIMALRLYIDEQLGRDSMSARISLAIDDEEGMIAHVEF from the coding sequence GTGGAAAAACTAACATTACTTGAACAAGATTTAATTAATGCCGTTTGTCTGTTCCATGCAAAATTCAAAAACGCAGCTCCCGAAGAAGTGGAAGTGGAGCTGATGTATGATGATGTTGCCGGATATTCAGCGGAAGCTTTCTACAACGGACAATTGGATGTATATAACTCTGTGAATTTCATCATGGCACTACGTCTGTATATTGATGAGCAGCTTGGCCGTGACTCAATGTCAGCGCGTATTTCTCTCGCTATTGATGATGAAGAAGGCATGATTGCCCACGTAGAGTTTTAA
- a CDS encoding diaminopimelate dehydrogenase, translating into MSKIRIGIVGYGNLGRGVEAAIGQNADMELVAVFTRRDPATVAIKSPNVPVYLVDEAPKYKEQIDVMILCGGSAKDLPEQVPHFAQWFNTIDSYDTHANIPAFFDAVDAVAQKSDKVSIISVGWDPGLFSLNRLLGETVLPQGNTYTFWGDGLSQGHSDALRRIEGVKNAVQYTLPIKEAVNRVRNGENPELTTREKHARECYVVLAEGADAVAIEKEIKEMPNYFADYDTTVNFITEAEFKENHQGMPHGGFVIRSGESGDADKQIMEFSLTLESNPMFTSSVLVAYARAAYKLQAKGDKGAKTVFDIPYGLLSPKSPADLRKELL; encoded by the coding sequence ATGAGTAAAATTCGCATTGGTATTGTAGGTTACGGAAATTTAGGCCGCGGTGTGGAAGCAGCGATCGGTCAAAATGCTGACATGGAATTGGTAGCTGTATTTACGCGTCGTGATCCTGCTACAGTTGCTATAAAATCACCGAACGTACCGGTGTATCTAGTGGATGAAGCACCGAAATATAAAGAACAGATTGATGTCATGATATTATGCGGTGGTTCTGCAAAAGATTTACCGGAGCAAGTTCCGCATTTTGCGCAATGGTTCAATACGATCGACAGTTATGATACGCATGCAAATATTCCGGCATTCTTTGATGCGGTTGATGCAGTTGCACAAAAAAGTGATAAAGTATCCATTATTTCGGTTGGCTGGGACCCGGGCCTATTTTCATTGAACCGCCTATTAGGTGAAACAGTTCTGCCACAAGGAAATACATATACGTTCTGGGGGGACGGCTTAAGCCAAGGCCACTCAGACGCTTTACGCCGTATTGAAGGTGTAAAAAATGCCGTACAATATACTTTGCCGATTAAGGAAGCGGTAAACCGTGTACGCAATGGCGAAAATCCTGAACTGACAACACGTGAAAAACATGCCCGTGAATGCTATGTTGTATTGGCTGAAGGTGCGGATGCTGTAGCGATCGAAAAAGAAATTAAGGAAATGCCAAACTATTTTGCGGATTATGATACAACGGTAAATTTTATTACCGAAGCAGAATTTAAAGAAAATCACCAAGGGATGCCGCATGGCGGGTTTGTCATCCGTTCTGGTGAATCTGGTGACGCAGATAAGCAAATTATGGAGTTTTCATTAACGCTTGAGTCCAATCCGATGTTCACATCAAGTGTTCTTGTTGCGTATGCACGCGCTGCCTATAAATTGCAGGCAAAAGGAGACAAAGGTGCAAAGACGGTATTCGATATTCCATATGGTTTATTATCCCCAAAATCGCCAGCAGATTTGCGCAAAGAATTACTGTAA
- a CDS encoding YhdT family protein — MFNVQDKRFKIAHKEALIGVVLVIINFAIWFGFAYGLGSGDPLEYDYVLGFPAWFFYSCIAGTIFMIISIWLAMKLFFKDISLEEEDKHK, encoded by the coding sequence ATGTTTAATGTGCAGGATAAGCGTTTTAAAATCGCACATAAAGAAGCACTGATCGGAGTCGTGCTTGTCATCATCAACTTTGCAATCTGGTTCGGATTTGCATATGGGCTCGGTTCCGGTGACCCGCTGGAGTACGATTATGTATTAGGGTTCCCGGCATGGTTTTTCTACAGCTGTATCGCAGGAACAATCTTTATGATTATTTCAATATGGCTCGCGATGAAACTTTTCTTCAAAGACATTTCGCTTGAAGAGGAGGACAAACATAAATGA
- the panF gene encoding sodium/pantothenate symporter, whose product MHWSVIIPLLIFLIVIFGIGIWANRQVRTSNSFLQEYFLGGREMGGFILAMTMMATYGSASSFIGGPGVAYNTGLGWVLLAMAQLPAGYFVLMVLGKKFAIVARRIEAITLIDFLKKRYDSHTIVILSAISIIIFLFASMTAQWVGGARLIESLTGLSYTNALLIFAVAVLAYVIIGGFRAVALTDALQGSIMIVGTVILLIATVIAGGGVDTIMQGLVAENPNLVTPFGAEQNLTPLYVSTFWILIGLGVIGLPQIAVRAMSYKDSKSLHKAILIGTIGIGTIMFGMHLIGVFARPVMPGIEVGDKVMPLLTLEVLPPVLAGIVLAAPMAAIMSTVNALLILVSSTVVKDIYLNYINPKASDKQIKNRSFWVTSIIGIAVVIFAVKPPELLIMLNLFAFGGLESAFLWSVVFGLYWKKANKYGAISSMIVGLTLYIVIYRFAENIYGMHSVTIPIFASLITFVAVSLIAQKMKKIEDYHF is encoded by the coding sequence ATACATTGGTCAGTCATAATTCCATTACTCATATTTTTAATTGTCATTTTTGGTATCGGTATTTGGGCAAATCGTCAAGTACGCACATCGAATTCATTTTTACAGGAGTATTTTTTAGGCGGACGCGAAATGGGCGGATTCATCCTGGCGATGACGATGATGGCGACATATGGCAGTGCCTCAAGCTTTATCGGTGGACCAGGTGTTGCCTATAATACAGGGCTTGGATGGGTTCTGTTGGCAATGGCACAGCTGCCTGCAGGTTATTTTGTGTTAATGGTGCTCGGCAAGAAATTTGCGATTGTTGCACGCCGTATTGAAGCCATTACACTAATCGATTTTTTAAAGAAACGCTATGACAGTCACACAATCGTTATTTTATCAGCGATCAGCATCATCATTTTCCTATTTGCCTCAATGACAGCGCAATGGGTCGGCGGTGCTCGTCTGATTGAATCACTGACAGGGCTTTCCTATACAAATGCATTGCTTATTTTTGCGGTAGCCGTTTTAGCCTATGTAATTATCGGCGGTTTCCGTGCTGTGGCGTTAACAGATGCATTGCAAGGGTCCATCATGATCGTCGGTACAGTCATTCTTCTGATTGCGACTGTCATTGCCGGTGGTGGTGTTGACACGATTATGCAAGGACTCGTTGCAGAAAATCCGAATTTAGTGACACCATTTGGTGCAGAACAAAATCTGACACCATTGTATGTATCAACATTTTGGATATTAATTGGACTAGGGGTCATCGGTTTGCCTCAGATTGCCGTTCGCGCGATGAGCTACAAAGATTCGAAAAGCTTACATAAAGCAATTCTCATCGGGACAATCGGAATCGGGACAATCATGTTCGGCATGCATTTAATTGGTGTATTTGCACGTCCGGTTATGCCAGGAATAGAAGTCGGCGATAAAGTAATGCCGCTTCTGACATTGGAAGTGCTGCCGCCGGTACTGGCAGGAATTGTACTTGCAGCTCCAATGGCAGCCATTATGTCGACAGTCAATGCACTGCTCATTCTAGTAAGCTCTACAGTTGTAAAAGATATTTATTTAAACTATATCAATCCGAAAGCAAGCGATAAACAGATCAAAAACCGCAGCTTCTGGGTCACAAGCATTATCGGGATCGCGGTAGTGATATTTGCCGTTAAGCCGCCGGAGCTGTTAATCATGCTGAACTTGTTTGCGTTCGGCGGACTGGAATCAGCCTTTTTATGGAGTGTCGTATTTGGTCTGTACTGGAAGAAAGCAAATAAATACGGGGCCATCAGTTCAATGATAGTCGGTCTGACATTGTATATTGTCATCTATCGATTTGCGGAAAATATTTATGGCATGCACTCCGTTACCATCCCAATCTTTGCTTCACTTATTACATTTGTAGCGGTAAGTCTGATTGCGCAAAAGATGAAAAAAATAGAAGATTACCATTTCTAA
- a CDS encoding GTP cyclohydrolase II: MKKLMAILEDKIQLVRRDELQNIAVVGPVKLPIKQENLEATFQWYSWTTVEKNQTKQQVVESVSSMHLAFGQQSSVLVYGDFANQEDALIRMHSICHTGDIFGSQRCDCGYQLHESMKMIVEHGCGAIFYLADHEGRGIGLFSKSLAYLLQEEEFDTVEANHALGFEDDVRSYDDAIRVLQVLRSKPVTLITNNPKKLAALQESGLLADGHIPLWGGLTETNEQYLKTKVEKSGHIAMAEKLTV; the protein is encoded by the coding sequence ATGAAAAAATTAATGGCTATTTTAGAAGATAAAATTCAGCTTGTCCGTCGTGATGAACTGCAAAATATTGCAGTAGTCGGACCGGTAAAGCTACCTATAAAGCAAGAAAATCTAGAAGCAACATTCCAATGGTATTCATGGACAACTGTTGAAAAAAATCAGACAAAACAACAAGTAGTGGAATCCGTATCGTCTATGCATTTAGCATTTGGCCAGCAGTCTTCAGTACTCGTATATGGAGACTTCGCCAATCAGGAAGATGCATTGATCCGCATGCACAGCATTTGCCATACAGGTGATATTTTCGGTTCACAGCGTTGTGACTGCGGCTATCAGTTACATGAATCGATGAAAATGATTGTCGAGCACGGCTGTGGCGCTATCTTCTATTTAGCAGATCATGAGGGACGCGGTATTGGGCTGTTTTCAAAATCGCTCGCTTACTTATTGCAGGAAGAAGAATTTGATACAGTGGAAGCCAATCATGCACTTGGGTTTGAAGATGATGTCCGTTCGTATGATGACGCAATCCGTGTACTGCAAGTATTGCGTTCAAAACCGGTAACACTTATTACAAACAACCCGAAAAAGCTTGCAGCACTGCAGGAGAGCGGGTTACTTGCGGATGGCCATATTCCATTATGGGGCGGTCTGACAGAAACGAATGAACAGTACTTGAAAACGAAAGTAGAAAAGTCTGGTCATATCGCGATGGCTGAAAAGTTAACGGTGTAA
- the ribD gene encoding bifunctional diaminohydroxyphosphoribosylaminopyrimidine deaminase/5-amino-6-(5-phosphoribosylamino)uracil reductase RibD, translated as MKTDQDYMQLALQLAASARGNTNPNPLVGAVIVKDGVVVGTGLHRKAGEPHAEVHAVNMAGEHTKGATIYVTLEPCSHYGKTPPCAKLLKESGFKRVVVAMEDPNPEVAGRGIRLLREAGIEVEVGVLQEEAQKLNERFIHNMLTERPFVVAKFAMTLDGKIATYNGHSQWITGEAARADVHELRHEVDGILVGVQTVLNDNPKLTTRLKDNRKGRNPIRVVLDSTLKTPVDAGIADTTEARTIIVTSLDSDPVKAQQLERNDVEIIRVKKDLTGLNIEDMLKALYKKGITHLLIEGGGNVNASFLRGGFIDQYMVYVAPKVLGGKNSITPFTGSDVETIDLASELEFGEITRIGEDLRIIAYPKKAGLHE; from the coding sequence ATGAAAACTGATCAGGACTATATGCAACTAGCGCTCCAACTGGCAGCAAGTGCAAGAGGCAATACAAATCCAAATCCGTTAGTCGGGGCCGTTATCGTAAAAGATGGCGTCGTCGTCGGCACAGGGCTTCACCGTAAAGCAGGGGAACCTCATGCAGAAGTACATGCGGTGAATATGGCAGGAGAGCATACGAAAGGTGCGACGATTTATGTCACATTGGAACCTTGTTCGCACTACGGCAAAACACCGCCATGTGCGAAGCTGCTAAAGGAAAGCGGGTTTAAACGCGTTGTTGTTGCAATGGAAGATCCGAACCCTGAAGTAGCAGGACGCGGAATCCGTCTGTTGCGTGAAGCGGGAATCGAAGTGGAAGTGGGAGTTCTCCAGGAGGAGGCCCAGAAACTGAACGAACGGTTTATCCATAATATGCTGACAGAACGTCCTTTTGTCGTGGCGAAGTTCGCAATGACACTTGATGGTAAAATCGCGACATATAATGGCCACTCCCAATGGATTACGGGTGAAGCAGCACGTGCGGATGTCCATGAATTGCGCCATGAAGTGGACGGGATATTAGTCGGTGTTCAAACCGTTTTAAATGACAACCCGAAACTGACGACACGTCTAAAGGATAATCGGAAAGGTCGTAACCCGATTCGAGTAGTGTTGGATAGTACGCTGAAAACACCGGTTGATGCAGGTATAGCGGATACGACAGAAGCTCGTACAATCATTGTCACTTCTCTTGACTCAGATCCAGTAAAGGCACAGCAACTCGAACGTAACGATGTCGAAATTATCCGGGTGAAAAAAGATTTAACAGGCTTGAACATAGAGGATATGTTGAAAGCATTATATAAAAAGGGCATTACGCATCTGCTTATTGAAGGTGGCGGCAATGTGAACGCATCATTTTTACGAGGCGGCTTCATTGACCAGTATATGGTATATGTCGCTCCAAAAGTATTGGGAGGGAAAAACTCCATTACACCGTTTACCGGATCTGATGTGGAAACAATCGATTTGGCAAGCGAGCTTGAATTCGGTGAAATCACTCGCATCGGGGAAGATTTGCGTATTATAGCCTATCCAAAGAAGGCTGGTTTACATGAATAG
- a CDS encoding FAD-dependent monooxygenase, translated as MNRKVDVCIVGGGPGGALLANILAKNNVSVLLIERTNDFAKAFRGEHLNEEGERILKQYGLFERIEQLGLLRMETLEYWMGGEKFKTIEPDPTVGHLGIHVPQAHLLQAIIEQAKGYPAFDYLLNTTVKELVQNEHGQYTAVRAKQGDAEMTIEAQLIIGADGRYSTVRKLAELDVTIRDHGYDLLWARIPAPEYWTPSIKMALVDGMQISLFTQAKGFVQIGWNIEKGSYPELRKQPFIPFIEKLVKAFPQLAPVVQEHIRSWKDFVLLDVFSSTTEQWGKEGVALIGDAVHTMTPTGAYGLNSSLMDAHVLAQMLLENEEFDFVSCATARKKQIEKIQAIQIEKEQKFHEAFLVLS; from the coding sequence ATGAATAGAAAAGTGGATGTATGCATTGTTGGCGGTGGTCCTGGCGGTGCACTGCTTGCCAATATATTGGCGAAAAATAATGTATCGGTTCTTTTAATTGAACGGACAAATGACTTTGCGAAGGCATTCCGCGGGGAACATTTAAATGAAGAAGGCGAGCGTATTCTTAAACAGTACGGGCTTTTCGAACGAATTGAACAGCTCGGTTTGCTGCGGATGGAAACATTGGAATATTGGATGGGCGGTGAAAAGTTTAAAACAATTGAACCGGATCCCACAGTAGGACATTTAGGAATCCATGTACCGCAAGCACATCTGCTTCAGGCAATTATCGAGCAGGCTAAAGGCTATCCGGCATTTGACTATTTATTGAATACGACGGTTAAAGAGCTTGTTCAAAATGAACATGGACAATATACAGCTGTTCGCGCTAAACAGGGTGATGCTGAGATGACAATTGAAGCACAGCTAATTATCGGTGCGGATGGGCGTTATTCGACGGTCAGAAAGCTGGCGGAATTGGATGTGACGATTCGCGATCATGGCTATGACTTGCTTTGGGCGAGAATACCCGCACCTGAGTACTGGACGCCTTCGATAAAAATGGCCTTAGTTGACGGCATGCAAATATCCCTGTTTACGCAGGCAAAAGGATTTGTCCAAATCGGTTGGAATATCGAAAAGGGGAGCTACCCGGAATTACGCAAACAGCCGTTTATCCCATTCATTGAAAAGCTCGTAAAAGCATTTCCCCAATTGGCGCCTGTAGTACAGGAGCATATTCGGTCATGGAAAGACTTTGTGCTGCTTGATGTATTTAGCAGTACGACCGAACAATGGGGTAAAGAAGGTGTTGCATTAATTGGGGATGCTGTTCATACAATGACCCCGACAGGTGCCTACGGATTAAACAGTTCGTTAATGGATGCCCATGTGCTGGCCCAGATGCTGCTGGAAAATGAAGAATTTGATTTTGTCAGCTGTGCAACGGCACGAAAAAAACAAATCGAAAAAATTCAGGCAATACAAATAGAAAAAGAGCAAAAGTTCCATGAAGCTTTTCTCGTATTAAGTTAG
- a CDS encoding transcriptional regulator: MITQQHYEASIHYNGIILLSAYLQRQYVYRTIQVRLNGASEEPLNKVKSMLEHTELMLNIFEESKDLMEGQRNKLKSFADEVALLMQNYIKEDPDFKERLAVVGSTLYSEQLMNNGIIKLGYIFKQNIGKDFPARVKFYEERTKVIDLMVQLVSEGKEIEKGMQDILNKWYDGIANQKKGIMEDLSKINEMLDFKAE; the protein is encoded by the coding sequence ATGATAACACAACAACATTACGAAGCAAGCATTCATTACAATGGGATTATATTACTGTCGGCTTACTTACAACGCCAGTATGTATACCGTACAATTCAAGTACGTCTTAACGGAGCAAGTGAAGAACCACTAAATAAAGTAAAAAGTATGCTTGAACATACAGAGCTGATGCTGAATATTTTTGAGGAATCAAAAGATCTGATGGAAGGTCAGCGCAACAAACTTAAATCATTTGCGGACGAGGTAGCCCTTTTGATGCAAAATTATATTAAAGAAGATCCGGATTTTAAAGAACGTCTGGCAGTTGTCGGCTCAACACTTTACTCAGAGCAGCTGATGAATAACGGGATTATTAAACTCGGCTATATTTTCAAACAAAATATCGGGAAAGATTTCCCGGCACGTGTTAAATTTTATGAAGAGCGTACAAAGGTAATCGACCTGATGGTACAGCTCGTGTCAGAAGGAAAAGAAATCGAAAAAGGCATGCAGGACATTTTAAACAAATGGTATGACGGCATCGCCAACCAGAAAAAAGGCATTATGGAAGATCTATCGAAAATCAACGAAATGCTCGATTTTAAAGCAGAATAA
- a CDS encoding nucleotide excision repair endonuclease — MIKIEMPKPDLVIRQREQVLKPGDVEITPYFGFIDFHKITRDKGGIFFFYNEKNELLFVGKARKIRQRIKKHFEDNVSPMKNHRAEIHKIEVYEIEDPMEREIYETYAINQFQSKYNIDKVFFERA; from the coding sequence TTGATTAAAATTGAAATGCCAAAACCAGATTTAGTAATTCGTCAACGTGAGCAAGTATTAAAACCAGGCGATGTGGAAATTACTCCATACTTCGGATTTATTGATTTCCATAAAATTACGCGTGATAAGGGCGGAATCTTCTTCTTCTACAATGAAAAGAATGAACTTTTATTTGTAGGGAAAGCACGTAAAATCCGTCAGCGTATTAAAAAGCACTTTGAAGACAATGTATCACCAATGAAAAACCACCGTGCTGAAATCCACAAAATTGAAGTATATGAAATTGAAGATCCAATGGAACGTGAAATTTACGAAACTTATGCGATCAATCAATTCCAATCTAAATACAATATCGATAAAGTATTTTTCGAACGCGCATAA
- a CDS encoding DMT family transporter has translation MQKFKGELLMLITAVMWGSGFVGMAKGLEHWTVFQLMAGRFLLASIILSFIFYKKLKLISRAVIWKGAILGAILFIAFALQTMGLEYTTASKNAFLTAINVIIVPIIAYVIYKRRIDRFEFIAAGVAVVGIGFLSLQDSLTINIGDFLSILCAIGFAFDIFYTNVFVKTEDALALTIVQFYTATVLSVASVLILGEVPTTYTSEGLGIIVYLAIFCTAVAYVCQNIGMQYANPTKSAIILSTESLFGTIFSVLLLNELLTGRMLVGCVLIFFAILFAEVKPTFRRKKSYV, from the coding sequence ATGCAAAAATTTAAAGGTGAGCTGCTCATGCTCATCACCGCTGTTATGTGGGGAAGCGGGTTTGTCGGAATGGCAAAAGGCCTTGAACATTGGACTGTATTTCAATTAATGGCCGGAAGATTTTTATTGGCTTCCATTATTTTAAGTTTCATTTTCTATAAAAAATTAAAGCTCATTTCCAGGGCAGTAATATGGAAAGGGGCAATTCTTGGAGCAATTTTATTTATCGCCTTTGCATTGCAGACAATGGGCTTGGAATATACAACAGCTTCTAAAAATGCATTCCTGACAGCGATCAATGTCATTATCGTGCCGATTATTGCTTATGTCATCTATAAAAGAAGAATTGACCGGTTCGAATTTATCGCAGCGGGTGTGGCCGTTGTCGGTATCGGCTTTTTATCATTACAGGATTCGCTGACGATTAATATTGGGGACTTCTTATCCATTCTTTGTGCGATCGGCTTTGCTTTCGATATTTTCTATACAAATGTATTTGTCAAAACGGAAGATGCTTTAGCGCTGACAATCGTTCAGTTTTATACAGCGACTGTCCTCAGTGTAGCAAGCGTCCTTATACTTGGGGAAGTACCGACGACGTATACTTCAGAAGGCTTGGGGATCATTGTTTACTTGGCGATATTTTGTACTGCTGTTGCATATGTATGTCAAAATATCGGGATGCAATATGCAAATCCGACGAAATCGGCCATTATTTTATCGACGGAATCATTGTTCGGTACGATTTTCTCAGTACTTCTTTTAAACGAACTTCTGACAGGCCGAATGCTTGTTGGATGTGTCCTTATCTTCTTTGCCATTCTGTTTGCAGAAGTCAAACCGACCTTCAGACGAAAGAAGTCCTATGTTTAA
- a CDS encoding alpha/beta hydrolase gives MLHYTRNGSGEVIVLVHGFLGSTAIFEKIMEPLTKQFDVIAIDLPGHGKSEMPEGEYTVYRYAEDIIDVLVAEKVEKAYWIGHSMGGYITLAAIEKQYSNIEKAVLLYSSDSADTPEAIDKRTKQQEEIQENGTGSFVDGIIHNFLAPDAKTDDVLFAKEVAYEAKEEGLVAALGAMKSRPSQKDLVDTLPIPILVIEGEQDKAVTPITTSNPNVEKVSTNTGHLGMVEDAQSVAREIIRFLNN, from the coding sequence ATGTTACATTATACTCGAAATGGTTCAGGGGAAGTTATCGTATTAGTACACGGATTTTTAGGCAGTACAGCAATATTTGAAAAAATTATGGAGCCTTTAACAAAACAATTTGATGTCATTGCCATCGATTTGCCGGGCCACGGTAAAAGCGAAATGCCGGAAGGAGAATATACAGTTTATCGTTATGCCGAAGATATTATCGATGTATTAGTAGCAGAAAAAGTTGAAAAGGCTTATTGGATTGGCCATTCGATGGGTGGCTATATTACATTGGCGGCAATCGAGAAACAATATTCTAATATCGAAAAGGCTGTCTTACTGTATTCATCCGACTCAGCGGATACACCGGAAGCAATCGATAAGAGAACAAAACAACAAGAAGAAATTCAGGAAAATGGCACAGGGTCGTTCGTTGACGGAATTATTCATAATTTCCTGGCGCCTGATGCAAAAACAGATGATGTTCTGTTTGCAAAAGAAGTTGCCTATGAAGCGAAGGAAGAAGGGCTCGTTGCGGCACTCGGTGCAATGAAGTCACGTCCAAGCCAAAAAGACCTGGTCGATACATTACCGATTCCAATCCTTGTAATTGAAGGGGAACAGGACAAAGCGGTTACCCCGATTACAACATCCAATCCGAATGTAGAAAAAGTATCAACAAATACAGGTCATCTCGGAATGGTGGAAGATGCTCAATCTGTAGCAAGAGAAATTATCCGTTTCCTGAACAATTAA
- a CDS encoding TetR/AcrR family transcriptional regulator, with protein MTRKQLIIDSALHLFAEKGIEATSVQQITDHCGISKGAFYLSFKSKDELVFSIIEHFMNNIIREVDQAVSEAQTPSDKLHTYFVQTMKVLSQYAGFADILMKENVSAINKALIERIHYYVELSNKNLEKLLFEVFGDQIEGRQYDLVVIINGMVQSYMQYIFDSCQPFDSGKFADSLVEKTTLLATKSKIALLEHPSHFYKRLENYSSDDLMEDLLSLQQQTSNKLELESIQLLIEELKSENPRNAIIIGLVGNLEKNECFNWITLYLKKQYS; from the coding sequence ATGACAAGAAAACAATTGATCATCGATTCTGCACTTCATTTATTTGCCGAAAAAGGGATTGAAGCTACGTCAGTACAGCAAATCACTGACCATTGCGGGATTTCTAAGGGCGCCTTTTATTTATCGTTTAAATCAAAAGATGAGCTCGTTTTTTCTATTATTGAACATTTTATGAACAATATAATTCGTGAAGTTGACCAAGCAGTCAGTGAAGCACAAACGCCTTCAGATAAGCTCCATACCTACTTTGTTCAGACGATGAAAGTGTTATCACAATATGCGGGTTTTGCGGATATTTTAATGAAGGAGAATGTTTCTGCCATCAATAAAGCATTAATTGAACGGATTCATTATTACGTAGAGCTCTCCAATAAAAATTTGGAAAAGCTGTTATTCGAAGTATTTGGCGATCAAATCGAGGGAAGACAGTATGATTTAGTCGTGATTATTAATGGGATGGTCCAATCATATATGCAGTATATTTTCGATTCATGCCAGCCATTCGATTCGGGGAAATTTGCGGACTCGCTTGTTGAGAAGACGACTTTACTTGCGACGAAAAGCAAAATCGCACTGCTTGAACATCCATCTCACTTTTATAAACGACTAGAAAATTATTCGAGTGACGATTTAATGGAAGATTTATTATCACTTCAACAACAAACATCAAACAAATTAGAACTCGAATCCATTCAGTTATTAATAGAAGAACTGAAAAGCGAAAATCCAAGAAATGCGATTATTATTGGGCTTGTTGGTAATTTAGAGAAAAACGAATGTTTTAATTGGATTACATTATATTTGAAAAAGCAATACAGTTAA